The Natator depressus isolate rNatDep1 chromosome 8, rNatDep2.hap1, whole genome shotgun sequence genome window below encodes:
- the SMIM33 gene encoding small integral membrane protein 33 — protein MNISSLSSQPRQPEPPDLAGFTAGSVVPGVTKKADALPMITVIVITFVLLAVVIIVLVRYGPQLCTLQVTLYHEPMPQDLEKGVHLTDWKKLGSKRKSSMMQPAQNYQGESGSNDTAALSVQCSCKHQLPCINAEPNVIEITYL, from the coding sequence ATGAATATCTCCAGCCTGAGCAGCCAGCCAAGGCAACCCGAGCCTCCGGACTTGGCTGGATTCACTGCAGGCTCTGTTGTCCCGGGTGTGACCAAGAAGGCTGACGCCCTTCCCATGATCACGGTCATTGTGATCACGTTCGTCCTCTTGGCTGTTGTCATCATTGTGCTGGTGCGCTACGGCCCGCAGCTGTGCACGTTGCAGGTCACCCTGTACCATGAGCCCATGCCGCAGGATCTGGAGAAGGGGGTGCACCTAACAGATTGGAAGAAACTGGGCTccaaaaggaaaagcagcatgaTGCAGCCTGCTCAGAACTACCAGGGAGAATCGGGCAGCAATGACACTGCTGCGCTGAGCGTCCAGTGCTCCTGTAAGCACCAACTACCCTGCATAAACGCGGAGCCTAATGTCATAGAGATCACCTACCTGTGA
- the STING1 gene encoding stimulator of interferon genes protein isoform X1, with protein MSGCVCLLQMSHEMERPSIQTPLIIPKPRGERAHYATWGFIALCVFALYHMEQSWHHVAENLTFSLMALQIGVLLKGVCNFVEEIWHVQSRHHSSWWRVVNACLSPSLRCYTLLLLVNICIYMALLRDTGMQLFLNLILGCLCQLLSFAFGLQSPSAAEMSEICEKNNRNVAHGLAWSYYVGYLKLVLPRLKDLISEFNRANNNLLKCKETWKLHILLPVSCEIYDDLQKADSHIQYWKDLPALQLDRAGTKWRSYKQSIYKILGEDKKLNYCIVEYAPPLQALYAMSQDESAAFSREDRLEQAQLFCRTLGEILQRSKECAGCYRLIVYEESGDSDSHFLSKEILRHIRQQHLEEYTMCEGNHEPTTFLSTEPSILISDSELPGPLRSDGF; from the exons ATGTCTGGGTGTGTCTGTTTGCTGCAGATGTCTCATGAAATGGAAAGACCCAGCATCCAAACTCCCCTGATCATCCCCAAACCTCGGGGGGAACGGGCTCACTATGCAACCTGGGGCTTCATTGCTCTTTGCGTCTTTGCCCTGTATCACATGGAGCAGTCCTGGCACCATGTCGCAGAGAACCTCACCTTCTCCTTAATGGCCCTGCAGATCGGAGTGCTGCTCAAAGGGGTTTGCAACTTCGTGGAAGAGATTTGGCATGTGCAATCCAG ACACCACAGCAGCTGGTGGAGGGTGGTGAATGCCTGCCTGAGTCCAAGTCTGCGCTGCTACACGCTCCTGCTGCTGGTCAACATCTGCATCTACATGGCCCTACTCAGGGACACCGGGATGCAGCTCTTCCTCAACCTCATCCTCGGCTGCCTCTGCCAGCTCCTCAGCTTCGCCTTTGGGCTTCAG AGTCCCTCCGCAGCAGAAATGTCTGAAATCTGTGAAAAGAACAACCGCAACGTAGCACATGGACTAGCCTGGTCTTACTATGTGGGGTATTTAAAGTTAGTTCTGCCAC GCCTTAAAGACTTGATCAGTGAGTTTAACAGAGCCAATAACAATTTGCTGAAGTGCAAGGAGACCTGGAAATTGCACATCCTTCTCCCAGTGAGCTGTGAGATATACGATGATCTGCAGAAGGCTGACAGCCACATCCAGTACTGGAAGGATCTCCCGGCGCTGCAGCTCGACCGGGCTGGCACTAAATGGAGAAGCTACAAACAAAGCATCTATAAAATTTTGGGTGAAGACAAAAAG CTGAATTACTGCATTGTGGAGTACGCCCCCCCGCTGCAGGCCCTCTACGCTATGTCCCAGGATGAAAGCGCCGCCTTCAGCCGGGAGGATCGCCTGGAGcaagcccagctcttctgcagGACCTTGGGGGAGATCTTACAGCGTTCCAAGGAGTGCGCAGGCTGCTACCGGCTCATTGTGTATGAGG AGTCAGGAGACAGCGACAGCCATTTTCTGTCAAAGGAGATCCTAAGGCACATCAGACAGCAGCACCTGGAGGAATACACCATGTGCGAGGGGAATCACGAGCCCACCACCTTTCTCTCAACAGAGCCCAGCATCCTGATCAGTGACTCGGAGCTACCTGGGCCTCTGCGGAGCGATGGCTTCTGA
- the STING1 gene encoding stimulator of interferon genes protein isoform X2: protein MSHEMERPSIQTPLIIPKPRGERAHYATWGFIALCVFALYHMEQSWHHVAENLTFSLMALQIGVLLKGVCNFVEEIWHVQSRHHSSWWRVVNACLSPSLRCYTLLLLVNICIYMALLRDTGMQLFLNLILGCLCQLLSFAFGLQSPSAAEMSEICEKNNRNVAHGLAWSYYVGYLKLVLPRLKDLISEFNRANNNLLKCKETWKLHILLPVSCEIYDDLQKADSHIQYWKDLPALQLDRAGTKWRSYKQSIYKILGEDKKLNYCIVEYAPPLQALYAMSQDESAAFSREDRLEQAQLFCRTLGEILQRSKECAGCYRLIVYEESGDSDSHFLSKEILRHIRQQHLEEYTMCEGNHEPTTFLSTEPSILISDSELPGPLRSDGF from the exons ATGTCTCATGAAATGGAAAGACCCAGCATCCAAACTCCCCTGATCATCCCCAAACCTCGGGGGGAACGGGCTCACTATGCAACCTGGGGCTTCATTGCTCTTTGCGTCTTTGCCCTGTATCACATGGAGCAGTCCTGGCACCATGTCGCAGAGAACCTCACCTTCTCCTTAATGGCCCTGCAGATCGGAGTGCTGCTCAAAGGGGTTTGCAACTTCGTGGAAGAGATTTGGCATGTGCAATCCAG ACACCACAGCAGCTGGTGGAGGGTGGTGAATGCCTGCCTGAGTCCAAGTCTGCGCTGCTACACGCTCCTGCTGCTGGTCAACATCTGCATCTACATGGCCCTACTCAGGGACACCGGGATGCAGCTCTTCCTCAACCTCATCCTCGGCTGCCTCTGCCAGCTCCTCAGCTTCGCCTTTGGGCTTCAG AGTCCCTCCGCAGCAGAAATGTCTGAAATCTGTGAAAAGAACAACCGCAACGTAGCACATGGACTAGCCTGGTCTTACTATGTGGGGTATTTAAAGTTAGTTCTGCCAC GCCTTAAAGACTTGATCAGTGAGTTTAACAGAGCCAATAACAATTTGCTGAAGTGCAAGGAGACCTGGAAATTGCACATCCTTCTCCCAGTGAGCTGTGAGATATACGATGATCTGCAGAAGGCTGACAGCCACATCCAGTACTGGAAGGATCTCCCGGCGCTGCAGCTCGACCGGGCTGGCACTAAATGGAGAAGCTACAAACAAAGCATCTATAAAATTTTGGGTGAAGACAAAAAG CTGAATTACTGCATTGTGGAGTACGCCCCCCCGCTGCAGGCCCTCTACGCTATGTCCCAGGATGAAAGCGCCGCCTTCAGCCGGGAGGATCGCCTGGAGcaagcccagctcttctgcagGACCTTGGGGGAGATCTTACAGCGTTCCAAGGAGTGCGCAGGCTGCTACCGGCTCATTGTGTATGAGG AGTCAGGAGACAGCGACAGCCATTTTCTGTCAAAGGAGATCCTAAGGCACATCAGACAGCAGCACCTGGAGGAATACACCATGTGCGAGGGGAATCACGAGCCCACCACCTTTCTCTCAACAGAGCCCAGCATCCTGATCAGTGACTCGGAGCTACCTGGGCCTCTGCGGAGCGATGGCTTCTGA